A single window of Vigna radiata var. radiata cultivar VC1973A chromosome 4, Vradiata_ver6, whole genome shotgun sequence DNA harbors:
- the LOC106758593 gene encoding alanine--glyoxylate aminotransferase 2 homolog 3, mitochondrial — MTGSLAARLIFRRTSPASRFIPRREVSLPAAERTKDAIAPPKELPAFDYSPLAYSGPTGDEILAKRREFLSPSIFHSYKTPLNVVEGKRQYLFDDKGRRYVDAFGGIATVCCGHCHPDVVAAIVEQTKRLQHSTVLYLNHAIADFAQALASKLPGNLKVAFFTNSGTEANELAILMARLYTGSHDIISLRNSYHGNGGGTMGATAQSIWKFNVIQSGVHHAVNPDPYRGIFGSDGEKYVRDVQEIINFGTSGNVAAFISEAIQGVGGIVEMAPGYLPAAYDIVRRAGGVCIADEVQCGVARTGSHFWGFEAHGVVPDIVTIAKSIGNGLPLGAVVTTPEIAKALTRRSYFNTFGGNPVGTAAGLAVLRVIEKEKLQENAFEVGSYLKERLNTLKDKYELIGDVRGQGMLLGVELVTDRQLKTPAPTETLHAMDQMKELGVLIGKGGYYGNVFRITPPLCFTKEDADFLVDAMDYTFSRM; from the exons ATGACGGGATCCCTTGCTGCAAGGCTCATCTTTCGTCGAACGTCGCCGGCTAGCCGATTCATCCCCCGCCGGGAAGTCTCCTTACCCGCGGCTGAAAGGACGAAAGACGCGATCGCACCTCCAAAGGAGCTTCCGGCGTTCGACTACTCTCCCTTGGCATATTCTGGTCCCACCGGCGACGAGATCCTCGCGAAACGTAGGGAGTTTCTCAGCCCTTCGATCTTCCACTCGTACAAAACTCCG CTTAACGTGGTGGAGGGGAAGAGGCAGTATCTGTTCGATGATAAGGGAAGAAGGTACGTGGACGCGTTCGGAGGGATTGCTACGGTGTGCTGTGGGCATTGCCACCCCGATGTGGTCGCAGCCATCGTCGAACAAACGAAGCGCTTGCAGCACTCCACGGTTCTCTACCTGAACCACGCCATAGCAGATTTCGCTCAGGCTTTGGCTTCTAAGCTTCCCGGTAATCTTAAG GTGGCGTTTTTCACAAATTCTGGAACGGAAGCCAACGAATTAGCGATTCTGATGGCAAGATTGTACACCGGCTCCCATGACATCATATCTCTAAGGAATTCTTACCACGGAAATGGTGGTGGAACAATGGGTGCCACAGCTCAAAGCATCTGgaaatttaatgttattcag AGTGGTGTTCATCATGCAGTAAATCCAGACCCTTATAGAGGTATTTTTGGTTCTGATGGAGAGAAGTATGTAAGAGATGTTCAAGAAATCATCAATTTCGGAACTTCCGGAAATGTTGCAGCCTTCATATCTGAAGCTATTCAG GGAGTAGGGGGCATCGTTGAAATGGCTCCTGGTTACTTACCTGCTGCCTACGACATTGTTAGACGAGCTGGAGGTGTTTGTATTGCCGACGAAGTTCAGTGCGGGGTTGCTCGCACTGGTAGCCATTTCTGGGGGTTTGAGGCCCATGGTGTTGTACCTGATATAGTAACAATAGCGAAG AGCATCGGAAACGGCCTTCCTCTTGGTGCTGTCGTGACTACTCCTGAGATTGCGAAGGCCTTGACTCGCCGAAGTTACTTCAACACTTTCGGTGGGAATCCTGTCGGTACAGCTGCAGGATTGGCTGTTTTAAGAGTGATAGAGAAAGAGAAGCTTCAAGAAAATGCATTTGAAGTCGGTTCCTATTTGAAAGAGAGGCTCAATACACTCAAGGACAAATATGAAT TAATTGGTGATGTGAGAGGACAAGGCATGTTGCTTGGAGTGGAACTTGTCACTGATCGCCAACTTAAAACACCAGCACCAACTGAAACTCTGCACGCGATGGATCAAATGAAAG AACTAGGAGTGCTAATTGGAAAGGGTGGCTACTATGGAAATGTATTCAGAATTACACCTCCCTTATGTTTCACCAAAGAAGATGCAG ATTTCCTCGTGGATGCGATGGACTACACATTTTCCAGAATGTGA